A region from the Benincasa hispida cultivar B227 chromosome 10, ASM972705v1, whole genome shotgun sequence genome encodes:
- the LOC120087789 gene encoding binding partner of ACD11 1-like isoform X1, translated as MAMRTVRVTNVSLSVTEKDLRDFFSFSGEIEFVEMRKDTERSQLAFVTFKDPKGAETSILLSGATIVDQPVSIASAPDYNLPAVNASAPVAMPVSTPATDNTNSGTSTAGSAMQKAEDVVSSMLAKGFTLGKDALNKAKSFDERHQLTSTASSKVASLDQKIGLSEKISVGTTVVNEKVREMDEKFQVSEKTKAAVSNAGSAIMTNRYVLTGASWVSQTFQRVAKAAVDVSQKTKEKVLVEDQGKHVGNSS; from the exons atgGCA ATGAGAACGGTGAGAGTTACTAATGTCTCCTTAAGCGTAACAGAGAAAGATTTGAgagactttttttctttttccggTGAAATTGAATTTGTCGAAATGCGAAA GGATACTGAGCGATCTCAACTTGCATTTGTTACCTTTAAGGATCCGAAAGGGGCAGAGACATCGATTCTACTCTCG GGAGCTACAATTGTTGATCAGCCAGTAAGCATTGCTTCTGCTCCAGATTACAACCTTCCTGCAGTTAATGCCAGTGCCCCTGTAGCCATGCCAGTTTCTACTCCA GCTACAGACAACACAAACTCCGGTACTTCTACTGCTGGATCTGCAATGCAAAAGGCAGAGGATGTTGTCAGCAGCATGCTGGCCAAAGGCTTCACTTTGGGCAAAGATGCCCTTAATAAGGCGAAGTCTTTTGATGAGAGACACCAATTGACTTCGACAGCCTCATCCAAAGTCGCTTCTCTCGACCAAAAGATTGGTCTTAGCGAGAAAATTAGTGTTGGCACAACGGTGGTGAATGAGAAAGTGAGGGAAATGGATGAGAAGTTTCAAGTGTCTGAGAAGACCAAGGCAGCTGTGAGCAATGCAGGATCAGCCATAATGACTAACCGCTATGTCTTAACCGGGGCTTCCTGGGTTAGCCAGACATTTCAAAGAGTCGCGAAAGCTGCTGTAGATGTTAGCCAGAAAACGAAGGAGAAGGTTTTAGTTGAGGATCAAGGGAAACATGTGGGAAATTCTTCTTAA
- the LOC120087789 gene encoding binding partner of ACD11 1-like isoform X2 — protein MRTVRVTNVSLSVTEKDLRDFFSFSGEIEFVEMRKDTERSQLAFVTFKDPKGAETSILLSGATIVDQPVSIASAPDYNLPAVNASAPVAMPVSTPATDNTNSGTSTAGSAMQKAEDVVSSMLAKGFTLGKDALNKAKSFDERHQLTSTASSKVASLDQKIGLSEKISVGTTVVNEKVREMDEKFQVSEKTKAAVSNAGSAIMTNRYVLTGASWVSQTFQRVAKAAVDVSQKTKEKVLVEDQGKHVGNSS, from the exons ATGAGAACGGTGAGAGTTACTAATGTCTCCTTAAGCGTAACAGAGAAAGATTTGAgagactttttttctttttccggTGAAATTGAATTTGTCGAAATGCGAAA GGATACTGAGCGATCTCAACTTGCATTTGTTACCTTTAAGGATCCGAAAGGGGCAGAGACATCGATTCTACTCTCG GGAGCTACAATTGTTGATCAGCCAGTAAGCATTGCTTCTGCTCCAGATTACAACCTTCCTGCAGTTAATGCCAGTGCCCCTGTAGCCATGCCAGTTTCTACTCCA GCTACAGACAACACAAACTCCGGTACTTCTACTGCTGGATCTGCAATGCAAAAGGCAGAGGATGTTGTCAGCAGCATGCTGGCCAAAGGCTTCACTTTGGGCAAAGATGCCCTTAATAAGGCGAAGTCTTTTGATGAGAGACACCAATTGACTTCGACAGCCTCATCCAAAGTCGCTTCTCTCGACCAAAAGATTGGTCTTAGCGAGAAAATTAGTGTTGGCACAACGGTGGTGAATGAGAAAGTGAGGGAAATGGATGAGAAGTTTCAAGTGTCTGAGAAGACCAAGGCAGCTGTGAGCAATGCAGGATCAGCCATAATGACTAACCGCTATGTCTTAACCGGGGCTTCCTGGGTTAGCCAGACATTTCAAAGAGTCGCGAAAGCTGCTGTAGATGTTAGCCAGAAAACGAAGGAGAAGGTTTTAGTTGAGGATCAAGGGAAACATGTGGGAAATTCTTCTTAA